CGTCGTCTCGGCGTAGGGCGCGTTCGGCCGGAGCTTGACGCTCGCAACGCCGAACAGCAGGAGCCCGACGACGAACAGCAGGTACTTCACCCCGAGCCAGGGCCGCGCGACGCCGAGGGCGACGTTCGCCGCCGCCGAGAGCGCGACGACCGTGACGGTCAGGACGAGCGCGTACGCGACCGCGTCGAGCGCCTGTAACCCCCTCGAGGGACGGGCGTCGCCCTCGAACGCCCGCCCGTACTCGCGCCCGTCGTCCGTCATCGGCTACCGGACGCGAGCCTGCCGCTCGAGCAGCCGGCCGAACACCGGGTCGGGCTCCTCGTACTCCGCGCGGTGGCGGTGGCAGTAGCTCGTGCGTCCGCTCTCGCTCACCGGGTGGTGCGCCGGGCGCTCGGCGTCGCAGACGCTGCCGAACTCCTCGCGCATGTACTCGCGGGCGGCCCGCTCGTCGCCCGCGCGGACGTACTCGACGGTCCGCTCGACGTGGCGGCGGATCTCCGGGGGGAGATCGAGGTCGCCCATCACCTCGTGGCGGATCTCGTCGATGTCGGAGAAGCGCGTCTCCATGCCGAGGCGGGCCCTGGCGCGTTCGGTGAGACTCCGATCCGCCCTCGCGCGCTCGCGGAGGATCTCCCGGAGCAGTTCGACGGCCTCCCAGACCTCGTCGTCGAGGTCCCGGTACTGCTCCGGACGGATCTTCACCGGGCAGCGCGTGCTGAACGGACAGCCGACCGGCGGGTCGCGCGGGCTGGGCGGCGTCCCCCGGAGCGTGACGCGCTCGCGGGTCGCCGTCGGGTCGGCGTCGGGGATCGCCGACAGCAGCGAGTACGTGTAGGGGTTCTTCGGGTTCTCGAACAGCTCCTCCGTCTCGCCGATCTCCATGACGTGACCGAGGTACATGACGGCCACCCGATCGCAGATGTGGCGGACGACGCTCAGGTCGTGTGCGATGAAGAGGTAGGTCAGTCCGAACTCGTCCTGGAGGTCCTCCAGCAGGTTCAGGATCTTCGCCTGGACGCTCACGTCGAGCGCCGAGACGGGCTCGTCGAGGACGATGAACTCCGGCTCCAGGGCGAGCGCCCGCGCGATGCCGATGCGCTGGCGCTGCCCGCCGGAGAACTGGTGGGGATAGCGGTAGTAGTGCTCCTCGCGGAGACCGACCGTCTCCAGCAGTTCGCGGACCCGCGCGCGGCGCAGTCGCGCCTTCGAGACGCGCACCGTCACGGTCACGTCGACGGCGTCGCCCCGATCGCTGACCGCGGCGGTCGCGTCCTCGTCCGGGAGGGGGATCCCCTCGCGGACCGACGCGCTCGCCGATCCCCCCGAGAGGGTGACGACGACGTCGGCGTCGGAGACGCCCTCCGGGACCGGCCGGCCGTCGCCGGAGACGGTCACCTCGCGGTCGCCCGCGCCCTCGACGCGGACCGAGAAGTCGGGCCAGTCGTGGACGTCGAGCGGTTCCTGGACGATCTCGCCGACCGTCATGCGATCGTTGAGGCTGGATTCGGGGTCCTGGAAGACGATCTGTGCGTCCCGCCGCCAGTGCTTGAGCTTCGACCCGGAGAACGTGGTGATGTCCTCCCCGTCGAAGAGCACCTCGCCGTCGGTCGCCTCCTCCAGGCGGACCAGCGTCCGCCCGAGGGTCGTCTTCCCGCAACCGGACTCGCCGACGAGACCCAGCGTCTCACCCCGCTCGATCCGGAAGGTCACCCCGTCGACCGCCTTCACGGGCTGGGAGCCGAGCAGTCCGCCGCCCTCGTAGTAGGTCTTGAGGTCGTTCACTTCCACGAGCGCGTCGCGCTGTTCCGTCGTCTGGGTCGGTTGCTGGACGAGTTCCTCACTCACGATCGGTCACCTCCGTCGGCCGCGCGGTCGTCGCGTTCGCGGTGGTAGGCCACCGCCTCCTCGCGGCTCCTGTCCTCGGGGTAGAGGAGACACGCCGCGGTGTGGTGGGCCTCGCCGTCGCTCACGTCGACGTTCACCGGGTGGACGACGTCGCAGGCGTCGAACGCCTGCGGACAGCGCGGGGCGAACCGACAGTACGTCGGCTCCTCGTTCGGCGTCGGCACGTCGCCCTCGATGGTCCGCAGGCGCTCCTCGCCCGCGTTCCGCCCGGGGATGGATTCGAGCAGCCCCTGCGTGTAGGGGTGTTTCGGCGCGGCGAACAGCTCCTCGACCGGCGCGCTCTCGACGAGTTCGCCGGAGTACATCACGTTCACCCGGTCGGCGACCTCGGCGATGACGCCCATGTCGTGGGTGATGAACATGATCGAGAGGTCGCGCTCCTCCTGGATCTCCTCTAAGAGTTCGAGGATCTGCGCCTGGATGGTCACGTCGAGGGCGGTCGTCGGCTCGTCGCAGATGAGCAACTGCGGCTTGCACGCGAGCGCCATGGCGATCACCGCCCGCTGGCGCATCCCGCCGGAGAACTGGTGGGGGTACTCGTCGACGCGCCGCCGGGCGTCCGGGATGGAGACGGCTTCGAGCAGGCGGATCGCCTCCTCGGTGGCCGCCTCGCCCGTCTTGCCCTGGTGGAGGCGGACCGCCTCCTCGATCTGGTTACCGACGGTGTAGACCGGGTTGAGCGACGTGAGCGGGTCCTGGAAGATCATCGCGATGCCGCGCCCCCGGAGCGCCCGCAGCGCGTCCGCCGACGCCTTCGTGACCTCGACGTACCCGCCCGGCCCGTCGCGCACGACGAACGCGTCGTCGTCGACGACGCCGAGGCGGGCGGCGTAGCCCCGCTCGACCAGGTCGCGCATGTCCACGAGCCCCTCGCGGACGAGCAGCGTCGCATCGCGCCGGTCGTCCGCGCCGTCGGTGAGCCGCTCGGGCGTGACGCCCCGATCGAACAGCCGCTCGACCAGCGCGACGACGTCGTGGTCCCGGCGCAGGTCGTCGAGGTCGACCGTCCGCTCGGGGAACCGCTCTGCCAGCCGGTCGACCGTCGCCTCGTCGCTGAAGCGGATGCTCCCGCCCATGACCCGGCCGGGGGAGTCGATCAGCCCCATGATGGAGCGGGCGGTGACCGACTTGCCGGAGCCGGACTCGCCCACGATGCCGACGGTCTCGCCCGGCCGGATGTCGAACGAGATGTCGTCGACGGCGCGGATGGTCTCCTTGTCCGTGAAGAACGTCGTCCGCAGGTGCTCCACGGAGAGGACCGGCTCGCGGCCGAGCTGGAGGCTCATCCGCCACCTCCGGCGACCGCGGCCTCCTCGGCCGCGCCACCGCCGCCCTCGCTCTGCGGGTCGATCGCGTCGCGGATGCCGTCGCCGAGCGCGTTGAACGCCGTCACCACGAGCACGATGAGGATCCCCGGGACGAACGCGATGTGCCACGACGCGGTCGTGACGTACCCCCGCCCGTCGGCGACCACCTGTCCCCACTCGGGGGTCGGCGGGTTGATGCCGATGCCGAGGAACGACAGCGCCGACGTGGTGATGATGACGCCGCCGATGGTCATGGAGGCGTAGACGAGCAGGTAGCCGAGGATGTAGGGGAGCATGTGCTTTCGCATCGTGACGGTCGGACGCTGCCCGTAGCTGCGGGCGGCGTCGACCCACTCCTGTTCGGACACCTGCATCGCGGGGCCGCGGATCAGCCGCCAGATGCCGGGCCAGTAGATGAACCCGAACACGAGCGCGATGAGCAACCCGCCGTTGTAGAAGTCACCGAGCCAGTGGTCGGCGAACACGACTGACATGAGGATGAGCAGCAGGATCGCCGGGATGGCCTGGATCGAGTCGCTCACCACCACGACCGACAGGTCGGCGAGTCCCTTGTAGTAGGCCGTCAGCAGGCCGAACGCGACCGCGATGAAGCCGCTGATGCCGATGGCGAGCAGGCCGACGAACAGCGACACGCGCGCCCCGTAGGCGAGCTTGGTGAACATGTCGCCGCCGGGCGTCGGTAACGTCCCCAGCGGGTGGAACCGGCCGTACTGGTCGTACTCGCCGATGGTGACCGTGTTCTCGGGGTTGCTCCCGCCGGTCGACGCCGTCGCGAGGTTGGCCTGACCGTAGTTCGTGGTCTTGACCTCGCCGGCCTCCTCGTCGAAGTACTTCAGTTCGGCACCGTACGGGTCGATCGCGTCGTCCTGGTAGGTCACCGGCGAGAGCGTCGGCGCGAACAGCGCGAGGCCGACGAACAGCACGACGACGACGAAGCCGAACTGCCCCCAGCGGTGGGTGCGGAGTCGGCGCACCACGTCGTCGCGGGGCGTCCAGTCGGCGTAGCGGTAGTGCGTGACGAACACCTCGTACCCCTTCCAGATCCAGTAGAGGAAGAAGAACACGTAGGCGTAGACGAGCACGAAGCGGATCGCCCACGCGATCGCGGGCGGGAGGCCGAGGAAGGTCCCGACGTACCCCCGCCCCGGCACCTCGTACCCCTGGTTGGGGATGAGGTCGCGCGAGAGCAGCGTCGGGATCTGCACCGCCGCGTCGCGCAGCCCGTCGAGGAACCCCTTCGCGGCCTGGATGCCGCCCGTGATGTCGACGACGCCGTTGATCAGGCCGCCGCCGATGTCGACGACGAACTTGAGCACGTCGATGGTGATCGACAGGAGCGCGCCGACCTCGACGAGCACGAGCAGGGCGAACACGGCCCCCCACGCGAGCGCCGGTCGCGGGTTCTGACGGATCCGTTCGCGCAGCGGCCGTTCTTCGGTGTAGCGTGTCTCGCTCATGGTCATTCGTACCCGATCCGCGGATCGATCACGGTGTAGAGGAAGTCCTGCAGGATGTTCATGCCGAGCGTGATGAGGACGAAGACGAAGATCAGCGCCCCGGCCAGCGGGAGGTCGCCCTGGGTCACCGCCTTGAAGAACAGGTTCCCGAGGCCGTTGATGCCGAACACGGCCTCGACGACGACCGACCCGCCGATGAGGAGGAACGCCTCCGCCGTGATGACCGGTACCAGGGGAATGAGCGCGTTGCGGAAGACGTGCTTCCAGACGATGACGCGCTCGGAGAGGCCCTTCGCCCGCGCGGTCTCGACGTAGTTCGAGTTGATCGTCTCGAGCACCGCGGTCCGGCCGATGCGCATCTCGTTACCCATCGACGCCGATCCGAGCACGAGCGCCGCCGGGAGGATCTGCTTGATGGCACCGATCAGGTTCTCGAACCCCTCCGCGTCGAACGTCGGGACGACCCCGTCGAACTCGACGATACCGAGGTTGTTCAACGGCGGTGCCGTGATGACGTTCGTCTCGACGATGAACTCGCTCCAGTCGAGCACGCCGTTGGTGAGTTCGCTGGAGTTGACGAGCATCGCGGCGAGGATGATGCCGAGCCAGAAGTTCGGCATCGCGCGCCAGACGATCCCGCCGAACGAGGCGGTGTAGTCCGCCGACGTGTTCGGGTTCAGGCCAGCGTAGAAGCCGAGCGGGATACCGACGAACAGCGCGACGAGCACGGACCAGAATCCGAGCCAGATGGTGCGCGGCGCGCGGCTGGCGATGAGGTCGGTTACGGGAGTTCCGCGGGTGATCACCCACGACTGCCCCAGGTCGAACGTGAGCAACCCCGTCATGAAGTCGATGTACTGCTTCCAGAGCGGGACGCGTTCACCGTTCTCGTTCAGAATGCCGATACTCTTCGCGACGGCGATCCGATACTGCGGGTCGTTGTTCAGTCCGACGATGGCCGAGACCGGGTCAGTCGGGCCCACCCGTATGATGAGGAAGGCGAGCGACATCGAGAACAGCAGGATCGGAACGACGAGCACGAGCCGTCGGAGGAAGTAACTCCACCGGCTCATGGCCCGTCACCGCCGTCGGTTCGCTGGCGTACACGGCAGGTGGCGTGTACGCTACCGCGGTCGCTGCAGGTGTGAATCATTGTAGCGTGTCGCTGGGTTTTGTGTTGCGGCAATTATGTCTTTCCATCCTCCGAGCGAGGACGAAAAAGCGGGGCGGCGGTCCCTAGCTGCTGCTGTTGTTTCCGGTGGGCGGCGCGTCGGTGGACTTGGGCTGCGCGTCCTGTTCGATCCAGAAGCGGTTGTACTTCTGGCGCGACGGCCCCATCGCGCCGAACTTGGGCGCGTGGAGGTAGTCGTAGCTGAAGCGCTCGGTCGCCCCGTGGAAGGTGTTCACGAGCACGACGTCCTCCCAGTTTGCCTCCTCCATCTTCAGGTAGGCCGCGTTGCGCTTCTCCTGGGCCTCCTTCGTCGGTTCGAGGTTGTTGCTGATCGTCTTCCAGGCCTCGGCCGCCTTCTTCGACGCGGCCGTGGGCTTGTCGCGCCCCCAGTTGGTGTAGGTCAGCACGCCCGTCTTTCCGGTGTAGGTGTTCGGCGGGTTGATGAGCTGCAGGAAGTTGTCCGGGGCCGGCCAGTCGGCGATCCACCCGAGGGTGTACGCCTGGAGGTTACCCTTCTCCCCGCGTTCGAGCAGCGTCGCGAACTCCGCCTGCTCGATCTTGAGGTCGATGTAGGCACCGCGGAGCTGCTGCTGGAGGATCTGGGCGATCTGCTTCCACGTGTCGGAGACGTAGTGGGTGAAGGTGACCGAGATACGGTTGTTCTCGCCGTAGCCGGCCTTCTCCATGACCTGCTTCGCCTTCTCTACCTGCGACTCCTTGCCGTAGGGGTAGGCCTCCTCGACGTGGCTGTCGTACCCCTCGCCCGCGCCGGGGAAGATGAGCGGCGGCGTGAGGTGGTAGCCGGGCTCGACGCGGCCCTTGTAGACCTGGTTCGCCAGTTGCTGCTGGTCGGTCACGTACGCGACCGCCTGTCGGACCGGCTTCGGCACCTTCGAGGTGTTGAACGCGAAGTAGAACGTGGAGACCTCGGGGACCTTCAGGTAGTTGACCGTCTCGCCGTTCTCGAGGGGGCCGTACTTGCCGATCGTGCGACCCTGTTCGTCCTTCTCCTCGTCCTTGATGTTGCTCCGCTGGTACTTCGGCGTGGGGATGGGGAACGAGTCGACGTTCTTCCCCATCGCGTAGTTGAAGACCGCCTGGTCGTTCTCGATTACCTGCCAGTGGACCTTGTCGACGTAGGCCGCCTCGCCGTGGTAGTCCTCGAAGCGGCTGGCGTCGGCGGCCGTCCCCTTCTCCCAGCTCTCGAACACGAACGGCCCGGCACCGATCGGCTTCTGCTGGGCGAACTGCTTGTACTGCTTGCTCGGATCGCCCTTATCGTTCGTCTCGTCCTCGATCTTGCCGACGATTCCCTCGGGGACCGCCGCGAAGGAACTGTAGGCGAGCATCTGCAGCGACGCGTGGAACGGACGCTCGAGGTTGACGACGAGCGTCTTGTCGTCCTCCGCCTCGACGCCGAGCGTCCCCGGCTTGTAGTTGCCCTCGCTGTCCTTCTCGTGGGTCACGCCGAGGGAATCCAGGAGGAAGTACGCCCGCTCGGAGTGGGGCGACGCGGCGAGTCGCTCGAAGGAGTAGACGAAGTCCTGCGCGCGAACCGGATCGCCGTTGTGGAACGTCGCGTCCTTCAGCGTGAACGTGTACTGGGACGCGTCGTCGTTCGTCTCCACCTTCTCGGCGAGGAGTTCTTCGACCTCGGTCTCGCCGTTCGGGTAGTTCATCAGCGGGTCGAACACCTGCTGGACGACCTGGCCCGAGGCCGTGTCCGCCGCTGCCACCGGGTCGAACGTCGTGATCGTCGAGTTGATCTTCCGATACTCGCCTCCCTTCTGCGGTTTCTGGTTTCCGTCGCCGTCACCGTCGCCGTCGCCGCTCCCGTCGTCGTTGCCGCCCATGCAGCCCGCCAGCGCCGCGGCGGTCGCCGCGCCGCCGGTCGCCTGCAGGAACCGACGCCGTGATACGCCGTTATTGTCTGTCATTCCAAATCCTCGTATTTGATTATGATTGATAAGCTTGCCGTTGTCGCGTCGCCGGCGGAACCGTCCGTCAGCCGCGACTCGTCGGCGTCGTTCGCGTCCGTCAGCGTCCTTCCCGTGTGATATGCGTCCACACGAACTCCACGTAGCGGTTCTCGTAATATACCTTCTCTGTTATGTAAAAACCCGATTTCACCAACGCTCGGAAACGGCGTCTTCGACCGAATTCGGGCGTTAGAAGTGTGATAACGGGGGTATTAGTACTGTCGACCCGTTTCAACGAGGGTTCCGTTCCGACATGTTTATTACGGGATGTTAGCTAGTGTCACGTCATGGAGCCGAACACGGCGTCGGCGTCCGGCGGGGACGTCGAGTGCGAGGTGATGGCGGCGATCGACGATCAGCGGCTCGTCATCGCGGACCTCTGTCGTGACGGCGCGTGGCTCGCCCTCCCGCTCTCCCAGGCCCTCTCGCTCGAAGCGTCGCGGTGACGGACCTTCGAGGAGGAAGACTGATAATCCGGTGGCGTTTTCACACCCCCAATGGCCCTCTCCGGTTCGTGGAAGCGCGACTTCGCCAGCGGCGTCATCGTCCTCGCTCCGGTCCTCGTCACCCTCTACATCCTCAAGTGGCTCTTCGACAAGGTGGCCGCCCTGGGGATCATCGACGTCGAACCGGGGACGCTCCCGGCGGGGTACCGGTGGTCCGCCCCCTACCTCGAAGTCGGCCTCCTGCTGCTCGTCTTCGTCCTCCTCACGTTCTCCGTCGGGTACATGATGCGGACGACGTTCGGGAACGTCGTCGAGGAGAGCATCGACTCCGCGATGAACCAGCTCCCCGGCCTCCGGGTCGTCTACAACGCCTCCAAGATGGCCGTCGAGACCGCCGTCTCGGGGCCGGAGGACCTCCAGAGCCCGGTCAAGGTCGAGACGTGGAACGGCCTGCGCATGACCGCGTTCAAGACGGGCAAGGTGACCGACGACGGCAACGAACTCCTCTTCATCCCCACGTCCCCGAACATCACCACCGGGTTCGTCGTCGAGTGCACCCCGGGGCAGTACGAGGAGACCGGCGAGACCGTCGAGGACGCCCTCACGCGCGTGCTCTCGGCCGGCTTCGGCGACAACAAGGACGGCGGCATCCCCATCGCCGTCAACGAGGAGGACGCCGAGCGGCGGACGCTCAACTGAGGTTCAGACGCCGGCGACGGCCCGGAGCGCGAACACGAGGTTCTCCTTTCGCTCCATCACCCGCCGGTAGAAGTAGGAGAACCACCTGTCGCCGTAGGGGACGTACTGGTAGACCGGGTACTCGCGGGCGAGTTCGACCTGCGCGTCCTCGCGGACGCCCATGAGCATCTGGATCTCGAAGTCGGTGCCGTACTCCCCGTGCAGTTCGATCGCGCGGTCGATCATGGCGGGGTCGTGGCTCCCGACGGCGACCGTCCCGTCGTACTCCCGAAAGAGGTACTCGAGGTGCTCGCGGTAGGCCTCGTTGACCGCGGGTCGGCCCTTCAGCGCGATCTCCCGCGGTTCGTCGTACGCGCCCTTCACGAGCCGTATCTTCCCCGGCGACGCGACCAGCCGCTCCAGGTCCTCGCGGGTGCGCTTCAGGTTCGCCTGCACGCAGAGCCCCATCTCGGGGTGCTCCGTCACGAAGCGCTCGAAGGCGTCGATCGTGTCGTCGGTCGTCGTGTGGTCCTCCATGTCGATCCAGACGAACACGCCCTCGCGCTCGGCGGCCGCGACGACGTCCCCGAGGTTCTCCTCGAACGTCTCGGCGTCCACGCCGAGGCCGATCTGCGAGGGCTTCACCGAGATGCACGCGCCGACGTCGGCCCCCGCGACGTCGGCGACGAGTTGCCGGTAGGTCGCCGCGTCCTCGGCGGCCGGTTCCGGGTCGCGGTAGTGCTCCCCGAGCAGGTTGATGATACTCCTGACGTTCCGCTCTCGCAACCGACGGGCGTGTTCGAGCACCTCCGCTGGCGTCTCGCCCGCGACGAACCTCCTCGCGATCGGGGGGATCATGGCTGGTGGGTTCTGCCGGTCCCCACTTGAGGCCTCCTCTTTCCGCGCCTACCGCTCGTGGACGACCATCTCGACCCCGTCCTTCGGGCGGGTCGTGATGCTCGCCAGCAGGTCGAGATCGGTCGACGGCGGCAGTTCGAGGTGGTACCGCCGCGCGACCGTCGCGAGCACGAGGCGCGCCTCGAGCAGCGCGAAGCGGTCGCCGACGCAGCGCCGCGGCCCGCCGCCGAACGGGAAGTAGGCGTAGCTGGGCAGCGACGCCTCGAAGTCGGGCGTCCAGCGCTCCGGCCGGAACGCCATCGGGTCGTCGTACCACCGCGGGTCGCGGTGGACGGCCCACTGCGGCATCGAGACGGTGACGCCCGCCGGAACGCGGTACCCGCCGATCTCGTCGTCCTCGACCGGCTCGCGCACGATCCCGTGGACCGGCGGGTAGAGGCGCATCGACTCCCGGATCACCCGCTCCGCGTATCCGAGGTCGTCGAGGTCCGCGAGCGTCGGGACCCGCGCCCGTCCGATCCCCCCGCCGTCTGCGAGTACGCGGTCGAGTTCGTCGACCAGCCGGCCCTCGACGCTCGGGTACTGCGCGAGGAGGTACCACGTGAACGACAGCGCGAGCGCCGTCGTCTCGTGGCCGGCGAGCAGGAGCGTCATCACCTCGTCGCGGAGTTGCTCGTCGCTCATCCCGCGTCCGCGCTCGTCGATCGCCGCCGCGAGCATCGAGATCACGTCGTCGCCCCCCGCGCTCCGCCGCTCGTCGATGATGTCGTAGACGACCTCGTCGAGCGTCTCGACCGCGCGTCGGTAGCGCCACCGGCTCGGCGTCGGCACCCGGTCGGGGACGTAGAGGTCGTAGACGTCCTCGGAGTGCTCCATCACGACGTCGAGCGCCCGTCCCACGCTCGGCGCTTCGTCGCGGATGTCGACGCCGAACAGCGCGTCGGCGACGATCTCGAGCGTCAGGCCCATCATGTCCTCGTGCACGTCACGGCGCTCGCCGTCGCCCCAGGAATCGAGCATGCGCTCCGCGTAGTCGGTCATCGTCCCCGCGTAGCGCGCGATCCGGTCGGGGTGGAACGCGGGCTGGACGAGGTGGCGCTGTCTCCGCCACGTCTCGCCCTCGCTGTTCAGCAACCCGCGGCCCGTCACCGGGCCGAGTAACCGCTGGAAGAGCGCCCCCTTCACGTAGTTCCCGTTGTTGTGGACCAGGACGTACTCGATGTCGTCGGGGTGGGTGAGCTGGTAGAACGGCCGGCCCGCCGTCTCGATGTAGACCACGTCGCCGTGTTCCTCCGCCGCGCGGGTCGTGAAGCCGAACGGGTCGCGGGCGTACGCGACCGTGTTGCCGAGGATGGGGAGGCCGTCGGGACCGGGAGGTCGGGGACCGAGCGTCTCGCTCATAGTCGTAGCTTCGCCGCGCGACGTATCACGGTTTCGCGCCGGTCCGCGCTCGCCTTCCCCGCTCTCTCCCGTCCCGTTCCACCCCCCTTTATATCCGCACTCCGAGGAGCGGAGCGTATGCTAGAGGCCGTGGCTCGCGCCGTCTGGGCGATGCTCCCCGCGTACGTTCCGAACAACGCCGCCGTCCTCTTCGGCGGCGGCCGCCCCATCGACGGCGGCCGGACGTGGAACGGGAAGCGCCTCCTGGGCGACGGCAAGACCTGGCGGGGGACGGCGGTCGGCACCCTCGCGGGCGCGCTCCTCTCGCTCCTGCTGAACCGCGTCGCCGGGCGCGTCGAGGGGCGGACCGGCTGGTCGCTCCCCCGGTTCTCTCTCCGCACCGGCCTCGCGCTCGCGTTCGGAGCCATGCTCGGCGACATCGCCGGCTCGTTCTACAAGCGCAGGACCGGCCTCGCCCGCGGCCAGATGGCCCTCGGCCTCGACCAGCTCGACTTCGTGGCGGGCGCGCTCGGCCTCGCGCGACTCCTCGCCCCGCGCTGGTTCGACCGCACGTTCACGCGCCCCACCGTCGCCGTCGTGCTCCTGCTCACGCCCCTCCTGCACGTCGTCGCGAACGCCGTCGCGTACCTGTGGGGGCTGAAGGACGAGCCGTACTAGACCACCTTTTGCTGCGGTCGTGTGCGGCCGACCCGCTTCGCGGTCGGCCGCGACTCCCTGGCAAAAGCTGGATCAAAACCGCGCCTCACCCTCTCAGTCGCTCCGCTCCTTCGAGGGATTCGGCGCGTCCGCTCGCTCGTTTCACTCGCTCGCGGTACGGTGCGCTGGCGTCGGCAGTAATGAACTCGATCTACCGTCCGTACCTTTATACCGGAGAACGGGACCAGAGGCTCCCGTGACGTGACGTTCGTCGCGGGGCGCTTCGCGGT
The Halomarina pelagica DNA segment above includes these coding regions:
- a CDS encoding cytochrome P450, encoding MSETLGPRPPGPDGLPILGNTVAYARDPFGFTTRAAEEHGDVVYIETAGRPFYQLTHPDDIEYVLVHNNGNYVKGALFQRLLGPVTGRGLLNSEGETWRRQRHLVQPAFHPDRIARYAGTMTDYAERMLDSWGDGERRDVHEDMMGLTLEIVADALFGVDIRDEAPSVGRALDVVMEHSEDVYDLYVPDRVPTPSRWRYRRAVETLDEVVYDIIDERRSAGGDDVISMLAAAIDERGRGMSDEQLRDEVMTLLLAGHETTALALSFTWYLLAQYPSVEGRLVDELDRVLADGGGIGRARVPTLADLDDLGYAERVIRESMRLYPPVHGIVREPVEDDEIGGYRVPAGVTVSMPQWAVHRDPRWYDDPMAFRPERWTPDFEASLPSYAYFPFGGGPRRCVGDRFALLEARLVLATVARRYHLELPPSTDLDLLASITTRPKDGVEMVVHER
- a CDS encoding CDP-2,3-bis-(O-geranylgeranyl)-sn-glycerol synthase, which gives rise to MLEAVARAVWAMLPAYVPNNAAVLFGGGRPIDGGRTWNGKRLLGDGKTWRGTAVGTLAGALLSLLLNRVAGRVEGRTGWSLPRFSLRTGLALAFGAMLGDIAGSFYKRRTGLARGQMALGLDQLDFVAGALGLARLLAPRWFDRTFTRPTVAVVLLLTPLLHVVANAVAYLWGLKDEPY